A portion of the Flavobacterium magnum genome contains these proteins:
- a CDS encoding tetratricopeptide repeat protein, whose product MRKTLLLLQFLSVIIHTSAQDLKFDKKFVQSEDKWVAFKPDSIGSYNFGFIYIDAQAGLTLDYAGSFTIDKNGVFLPKAKEIQGAMKYRLEPNNVLVAHIPESKISQLKVSLIPDFLAGYKVGENTVERLYKWGYMYNGWGECNKALEFLEKAAKLDTNYKGLAVELAYSYNCLEQYQNAITVLKTALKSNPKDSYTNKEYIFALSKNNQLDEAKKIYKKSLETSSDKTYQVENAFNILQGYFLKKDNIEFQNWLAETKDLYSSNSHINGIVEKMKTQIKN is encoded by the coding sequence ATGCGAAAAACGTTATTATTATTACAATTTCTCTCAGTTATAATTCATACTTCAGCACAAGATTTGAAATTTGATAAGAAATTTGTCCAGAGCGAAGACAAATGGGTAGCTTTTAAACCTGATAGCATTGGAAGTTATAACTTTGGATTTATATACATTGATGCTCAGGCTGGATTGACTCTTGACTATGCTGGTTCATTTACTATTGACAAAAATGGAGTTTTTCTCCCAAAAGCAAAAGAAATTCAAGGAGCTATGAAATATCGATTGGAACCTAACAATGTCTTAGTTGCCCATATCCCTGAATCTAAAATATCACAACTGAAAGTCTCCCTTATTCCAGATTTTCTAGCGGGGTATAAAGTTGGAGAAAATACTGTCGAACGTCTATATAAGTGGGGATATATGTATAATGGTTGGGGAGAATGTAATAAAGCATTGGAATTCTTAGAGAAGGCAGCTAAATTGGATACCAATTATAAAGGTCTAGCTGTTGAACTTGCATATTCATATAACTGTCTCGAACAATATCAAAACGCTATTACAGTTTTGAAAACCGCCTTAAAGTCAAATCCAAAAGATTCGTACACCAACAAAGAATACATTTTTGCATTATCAAAAAACAATCAATTAGATGAAGCAAAAAAAATCTACAAAAAATCACTCGAAACAAGTAGCGATAAAACTTATCAAGTTGAAAATGCGTTTAATATTTTACAAGGTTATTTTTTAAAAAAAGACAATATAGAATTTCAAAATTGGCTAGCCGAAACAAAAGATCTGTATTCCTCAAATAGTCATATAAATGGAATCGTCGAAAAAATGAAAACGCAGATAAAAAATTAA
- a CDS encoding IS30 family transposase gives MKTKFTRLNLAERIQIEKLFDKGLSASAIAVLLGRHKSTITRELKKTHYKTYLAINAHIRSVKICSAKNYGRSKISGNKKLYDYVVKHLRKRWSPEQISLSLKKKFPNQKHMQTSHETIYYFVYLHSKKSLKEELIKQLRQQRKTRGSRHTKAVRDVKITDRISDERPEEVKGRQIPGHWEGDLIVGKEHGSYIGTLVERSSRYVILVHLQNKEAATVRKAFEQELAKLPKIMRKSLTYDNGTEMAQHKLLTKTTKMKVYFTHPYSPWERPTNENTNGLLRDYFPKGTDLSVHSKAHLKKVQKELNERPRKVLDVRSPIEVFKELILDKIPL, from the coding sequence ATGAAAACAAAATTTACCCGTTTAAATCTTGCTGAAAGGATACAGATTGAGAAGCTTTTTGATAAGGGATTATCCGCCTCAGCTATCGCTGTTTTACTTGGGAGGCACAAGTCCACCATCACCCGAGAACTTAAGAAAACGCATTACAAAACCTATCTGGCAATCAATGCACATATCAGGTCCGTTAAGATATGCAGCGCCAAAAACTATGGACGGTCGAAGATCTCAGGCAACAAGAAATTGTATGATTATGTGGTGAAACACCTGCGCAAAAGATGGTCACCGGAGCAGATTTCATTATCTTTAAAAAAGAAATTCCCAAACCAGAAACACATGCAGACAAGCCACGAAACCATCTATTATTTTGTATACCTCCACAGCAAGAAATCACTCAAGGAGGAACTCATCAAACAGCTCCGGCAGCAGCGAAAAACACGCGGATCAAGGCATACCAAAGCCGTACGCGACGTAAAGATAACCGATCGGATAAGCGATGAGCGGCCTGAAGAAGTGAAGGGACGCCAGATCCCGGGGCATTGGGAGGGCGACCTCATTGTCGGGAAGGAACACGGCTCATACATCGGTACACTGGTCGAAAGGTCATCACGCTATGTCATCCTGGTACACCTGCAGAACAAGGAGGCAGCCACAGTCCGAAAGGCATTCGAGCAGGAATTGGCAAAACTGCCGAAAATCATGCGAAAGAGCCTCACATACGATAATGGGACCGAGATGGCACAACACAAATTACTCACCAAAACAACCAAAATGAAAGTCTATTTTACACACCCATACAGCCCATGGGAAAGGCCCACAAACGAAAATACGAACGGATTGCTCCGCGATTATTTCCCGAAGGGAACCGACCTGTCAGTGCACTCAAAAGCGCATCTGAAAAAAGTGCAGAAGGAACTCAATGAACGACCAAGGAAGGTCCTCGACGTGAGGTCACCAATCGAGGTTTTTAAAGAATTAATACTCGACAAAATTCCGCTTTGA
- a CDS encoding IS30 family transposase: protein MKTKFTRLNLAERIQIEKLFDKGLSASAIAVLLGRHKSTITRELKKTHYKTYLAINAHIRSVKICSAKNYGRSKISGNKKLYDYVVKHLRKRWSPEQISLSLKKKFPNQKHMQTSHETIYYFVYLHSKKSLKEELIKQLRQQRKTRGSRHTKAVRDVKITDRISIDERPEEVKGRQIPGHWEGDLIVGKEHGSYIGTLVERSSRYVILVHLQNKEAATVRKAFEQELAKLPKIMRKSLTYDNGTEMAQHKLLTKTTKMKVYFTHPYSPWERPTNENTNGLLRDYFPKGTDLSVHSKAHLKKVQKELNERPRKVLDVRSPIEVFKELILDKIPL from the coding sequence ATGAAAACAAAATTTACCCGTTTAAATCTTGCTGAAAGGATACAGATTGAGAAGCTTTTTGATAAGGGATTATCCGCCTCAGCTATCGCTGTTTTACTTGGGAGGCACAAGTCCACCATCACCCGAGAACTTAAGAAAACGCATTACAAAACCTATCTGGCAATCAATGCACATATCAGGTCCGTTAAGATATGCAGCGCCAAAAACTATGGAAGGTCGAAGATCTCAGGCAACAAGAAATTGTATGATTATGTGGTGAAACACCTGCGCAAAAGATGGTCACCGGAGCAGATTTCATTATCTTTAAAAAAGAAATTCCCAAACCAGAAACACATGCAGACAAGCCACGAAACCATCTATTATTTTGTATACCTCCACAGCAAGAAATCACTCAAGGAGGAACTCATCAAACAGCTCCGGCAGCAGCGAAAAACACGCGGATCAAGGCATACCAAAGCCGTACGCGACGTAAAGATAACCGATCGGATAAGCATCGATGAGCGGCCTGAAGAAGTGAAGGGACGCCAGATCCCGGGGCATTGGGAGGGCGACCTCATTGTCGGGAAGGAACACGGCTCATACATCGGTACACTGGTCGAAAGGTCATCACGCTATGTCATCCTGGTACACCTGCAGAACAAGGAGGCAGCCACAGTCCGAAAGGCATTCGAGCAGGAATTGGCAAAACTGCCGAAAATCATGCGAAAGAGCCTCACATACGATAATGGGACCGAGATGGCACAACACAAATTACTCACCAAAACAACCAAAATGAAAGTCTATTTTACACACCCATACAGCCCATGGGAAAGGCCCACAAACGAAAATACGAACGGATTGCTCCGCGATTATTTCCCGAAGGGAACCGACCTGTCAGTGCACTCAAAAGCGCATCTGAAAAAAGTGCAGAAGGAACTCAATGAACGACCAAGGAAGGTCCTCGACGTGAGGTCACCAATCGAGGTTTTTAAAGAATTAATACTCGACAAAATTCCGCTTTGA
- a CDS encoding IS30 family transposase, which translates to MKTKFTRLNLAERIQIEKLFDKGLSASAIAVLLGRHKSTITRELKKTHYKTYLAINAHIRSVKICSAKNYGRSKISGNKKLYDYVVKHLRKRWSPEQISLSLKKKFPNQKHMQTSHETIYYFVYLHSKKSLKEELIKQLRQQRKTRGSRHTKAVRDVKIPDRTSIDERPEEVKGRQIPGHWEGDLIVGKEHGSYIGTLVERSSRYVILVHLQNKEAATVRKAFEQELAKLPKIMRKSLTYDNETEMAQHKLLTKTTKMKVYFTHPYSPWERPTNENTNGLLRDYFPKGTDLSVHSKAHLKKVQKELNERPRKVLDVRSPVEVFKELILDKIPL; encoded by the coding sequence ATGAAAACAAAATTTACCCGTTTAAATCTTGCTGAAAGGATACAGATTGAGAAGCTTTTTGATAAGGGATTATCCGCCTCAGCTATCGCTGTTTTACTTGGAAGGCACAAGTCCACCATCACCCGAGAACTTAAGAAAACGCATTACAAAACCTATCTGGCAATCAATGCACATATCAGGTCCGTTAAGATATGCAGCGCCAAAAACTATGGAAGGTCGAAGATCTCAGGCAACAAGAAATTGTATGATTATGTGGTGAAACACCTGCGCAAAAGATGGTCACCGGAGCAGATTTCATTATCTTTAAAAAAGAAATTCCCAAACCAGAAACACATGCAGACAAGCCACGAAACCATCTACTATTTTGTATACCTCCACAGCAAGAAATCACTCAAGGAGGAACTCATCAAGCAGCTACGGCAGCAGCGAAAAACACGCGGATCAAGGCATACCAAGGCAGTACGCGACGTAAAGATACCCGACAGGACCAGCATCGATGAGCGGCCTGAAGAAGTGAAGGGACGCCAGATCCCGGGGCATTGGGAGGGCGACCTCATTGTCGGGAAGGAGCACGGCTCATACATCGGGACACTGGTCGAGAGATCATCACGCTATGTCATCCTGGTACACCTGCAGAACAAGGAGGCAGCCACGGTCCGAAAGGCATTCGAGCAGGAATTGGCAAAACTGCCGAAAATCATGCGAAAGAGCCTCACATACGATAATGAGACCGAGATGGCACAACACAAATTACTCACCAAAACAACAAAAATGAAAGTCTACTTTACCCACCCATACAGCCCGTGGGAAAGGCCCACAAACGAAAATACGAACGGATTGCTCCGCGATTATTTCCCGAAGGGAACCGACCTGTCGGTGCACTCAAAAGCACACCTGAAAAAAGTGCAGAAGGAGCTCAATGAACGACCAAGGAAGGTTCTCGACGTGAGGTCCCCAGTCGAGGTTTTTAAAGAATTAATACTCGACAAAATTCCGCTTTGA
- a CDS encoding DinB family protein: MKSLTRYSKEQYELVKDSRNVLFDYCKTISAEDFINQNSSFGRGGSMRNLLVHIANTYQYWIANVSLRKNIAYDEYETVKNISDTIMLFNVVDEFMSDFFERMDSLTEIQYEISGVKKVSDSFKIFTHVITHEFHHKGQVLSISRHLGYVPIDTDIMR, translated from the coding sequence ATGAAATCACTTACTAGATATTCGAAAGAACAGTATGAACTTGTGAAAGATTCAAGAAATGTACTTTTTGACTATTGTAAGACAATTTCTGCTGAAGACTTCATAAATCAGAATAGTTCATTCGGTCGCGGTGGTAGTATGAGAAATCTTTTAGTCCATATTGCTAACACTTACCAATATTGGATTGCAAACGTTTCTCTGAGAAAAAATATAGCTTACGATGAATATGAAACTGTAAAAAATATATCTGACACAATCATGTTGTTCAACGTTGTTGATGAATTTATGAGTGACTTCTTCGAAAGAATGGATTCGCTCACCGAGATTCAATACGAGATTAGCGGGGTAAAAAAAGTTAGTGACAGCTTTAAGATATTTACACACGTCATTACACACGAATTCCATCACAAGGGACAAGTTTTATCGATAAGCAGACATTTGGGATACGTTCCAATTGATACAGATATTATGCGATAG
- a CDS encoding IS630 transposase-related protein, which produces MKAKKHPCQKKCVGFDLKLKIIDEVCNGQISVNHASVKYQVGRNAIYYWLQKFATLEQKQKGMSNKDEIKKLKEKIQELEFIKDFQQMIIAEAEIDTGNDYAKKSLPESLAKEVELKKKAILKSNGSASASGYQDKPSTKK; this is translated from the coding sequence ATGAAAGCAAAGAAACATCCCTGTCAGAAAAAATGCGTGGGATTTGACTTAAAACTAAAAATCATTGATGAAGTTTGCAACGGACAGATTTCCGTCAACCACGCATCGGTAAAATACCAGGTCGGGCGCAATGCGATCTATTATTGGTTGCAAAAATTTGCTACTTTAGAGCAAAAACAAAAAGGAATGTCAAATAAGGACGAAATAAAAAAACTAAAGGAAAAGATTCAGGAACTGGAATTCATTAAAGACTTCCAACAGATGATAATTGCCGAAGCAGAGATTGATACCGGGAACGATTACGCAAAAAAGTCGCTGCCCGAATCATTGGCCAAAGAAGTGGAACTAAAGAAAAAAGCCATTTTAAAATCAAATGGATCTGCCAGTGCTTCGGGATATCAAGACAAGCCTTCTACAAAAAAATGA
- a CDS encoding IS3 family transposase yields MSRQAFYKKMNLCKKQKSDNQKLVKMVVDKRAEINQATLGRKLYQLLKQDMNRHNIKMGRDNFFGFLRAHTLLVAKQRNFTRTTNSNHLFRKFKNLVQNKVPDQPEELWVSDITYLRLNGKNAYLALVTDAYSKKIMGYHLATNMKASLSIEALKMALKNRKYPNRKLIHHSDRGLHYCWPEYVKILQENDILISMTEQYDPYENAIAERMNKP; encoded by the coding sequence ATATCAAGACAAGCCTTCTACAAAAAAATGAACCTTTGCAAAAAACAAAAATCCGATAATCAAAAACTCGTAAAAATGGTCGTCGATAAAAGGGCTGAAATCAACCAGGCAACCCTAGGCCGTAAGCTATACCAGCTTTTAAAGCAGGACATGAACCGACACAATATCAAGATGGGACGCGACAATTTCTTTGGATTTCTAAGGGCTCATACCCTACTGGTGGCCAAACAACGAAACTTTACGCGAACCACTAACTCCAATCATCTCTTCAGGAAATTTAAAAACCTGGTGCAAAACAAAGTACCTGATCAACCCGAGGAACTTTGGGTCAGCGATATTACTTATCTAAGATTAAATGGGAAAAATGCCTATTTAGCTTTAGTAACCGATGCCTATTCCAAAAAAATAATGGGCTATCACCTGGCAACAAATATGAAAGCTTCATTATCGATAGAAGCATTAAAAATGGCCCTAAAAAACAGAAAGTATCCAAATAGAAAACTAATACATCACTCCGATAGAGGATTACATTACTGTTGGCCGGAATACGTCAAAATCCTGCAGGAAAACGACATCCTGATAAGTATGACAGAACAATATGATCCATATGAAAATGCCATCGCTGAACGAATGAACAAACCATGA
- a CDS encoding integrase core domain-containing protein gives MKYEFGLNQTIPNKTIALKMVRRAVRIYNTLRPHDSLKGKTPVSVHLNADMPYKSYRRNKEIIYLNLN, from the coding sequence ATGAAATATGAATTTGGACTCAATCAGACTATCCCAAACAAAACAATAGCTTTGAAGATGGTCAGGCGCGCTGTAAGGATTTATAACACTTTAAGGCCGCACGACAGCTTAAAAGGTAAAACGCCAGTTAGCGTGCATCTAAACGCAGATATGCCCTATAAATCATATCGTAGGAATAAAGAAATTATTTATCTAAATTTGAATTGA
- a CDS encoding SRPBCC family protein encodes MKIDLKNRVQKKWFAVITTVVIAELFTLWGIYGIKEYGVFLFFLIPFFIGAGSVLLFGFKNQVTLKEACKIGLVSVSMYALCLICFAIEGLICILMAFPIAAIFTSIGAVIAHNFTNRSTMNASSTFLILVAALPALSFLERDSTPDLTSVVSSIEINASPETVWKNVVEFPKLKEPKEFIFRTGIAYPVNAEIKGRGIGAIRYCNFTTGKFIEPVTVWDEPNLLKFSVAEQPAPLKEISFWDIDAPHLHDYFVSKQGQFKLIRLSNGNTKLEGTTWYYHDIKPAFYWKIWSNYIVHKIHYRVLNHIKTRSEKRKVT; translated from the coding sequence ATGAAGATCGATCTAAAAAACAGGGTTCAAAAAAAATGGTTTGCTGTTATAACTACAGTTGTTATAGCTGAGCTATTTACTTTGTGGGGAATTTACGGTATTAAAGAATATGGAGTATTTTTGTTCTTTCTGATTCCATTTTTCATTGGAGCAGGATCAGTTTTACTGTTCGGCTTCAAAAACCAGGTGACTTTGAAAGAAGCTTGTAAAATTGGACTTGTAAGTGTGAGTATGTATGCGCTGTGCCTTATATGTTTCGCAATCGAAGGCCTCATTTGTATCCTAATGGCGTTCCCAATTGCGGCAATTTTCACATCAATTGGCGCAGTAATTGCTCATAATTTTACCAACAGGAGTACCATGAACGCATCTTCTACATTCTTAATTTTGGTCGCAGCATTGCCAGCATTGTCATTTCTCGAAAGAGACTCCACCCCTGATTTGACCTCGGTTGTCTCGTCAATTGAAATTAATGCCTCTCCGGAAACAGTCTGGAAGAACGTTGTTGAATTTCCGAAATTGAAAGAGCCTAAAGAATTTATTTTTAGAACAGGTATTGCCTATCCTGTAAACGCCGAAATCAAAGGTCGGGGGATTGGTGCCATAAGATATTGCAATTTCACAACCGGAAAATTTATTGAGCCGGTAACTGTATGGGACGAACCGAATCTCTTAAAATTTAGTGTTGCGGAACAACCTGCGCCACTCAAAGAAATTAGTTTTTGGGACATTGATGCTCCGCATTTACATGACTATTTCGTTTCGAAACAAGGTCAATTCAAACTTATTCGACTATCAAATGGCAATACGAAATTAGAGGGAACAACCTGGTACTATCACGACATAAAACCTGCTTTCTATTGGAAGATTTGGAGTAATTATATTGTTCACAAAATTCATTACAGGGTTTTGAATCACATTAAAACCCGTTCCGAAAAACGAAAGGTAACATAA
- a CDS encoding response regulator, translating to MKLNREKVHIIFTDDDMDDCNMFADALTEVGINHSLNLFHDGKDLLAYLNKEDTKVPDILFLDLNMPFTNGLDSLKQIRSNKKYRDLTIAIYSTSSSEKDQEETFIAGANVYIRKPNEFSTLKRVLKDVLEINWQYYSSNLNKDTFFLTL from the coding sequence ATGAAATTAAACAGAGAAAAAGTTCATATCATATTTACTGATGACGACATGGACGATTGCAACATGTTTGCAGATGCATTGACGGAGGTGGGGATCAACCACAGTCTGAATTTATTTCACGATGGTAAAGATTTACTTGCCTATCTCAACAAGGAAGACACCAAGGTACCGGACATATTGTTCCTGGATTTGAATATGCCTTTTACAAACGGTCTGGACAGTTTGAAGCAGATCAGGTCTAATAAAAAGTACCGCGACCTCACTATTGCGATTTATTCGACCTCTTCTTCAGAAAAAGATCAGGAAGAAACTTTTATAGCCGGGGCGAATGTTTACATACGCAAGCCAAACGAATTTTCAACGCTGAAACGAGTGTTAAAGGATGTTTTGGAAATCAATTGGCAGTATTACTCTTCAAACTTAAATAAGGATACTTTTTTCCTGACGCTATAG
- a CDS encoding T9SS type A sorting domain-containing protein has product MKKSYLLLMVLFLCFQAKAQETCDTAVDLATLTSPYDGDTSTSADDNLISCFNDGTANTNNSPDQYFYILVPAGSTLTIGQSANEYDSTVVVFYGDCTNPTEIRCFDDDDLQTVVWANDTGSDQTVYWVQDGYSFSSGAFTLEWSVVACTNATATYSVVSDCANGEQFLIDVDITSLGSATSVTVSDDQGNTQNVSATGLLTFGPYPNATPVIFTIANDQDGDCTQTSNTLTQATCPPDCAAATPIANCGDEISATLVEGEGAWNPLTCGFNTPGTELVYSFTPAETGEYSLEVTAASGGYIDYFWKEASGSCDQTGWTCIDDNNGPGTDLIGTLNAGVQYLFLLDGEGTSAKTATFKIKCPPTCYNGAATYNLVSDCPNGNEQFYVEVNITDMGTATSVTISDDQGSATQQTGATGVFTFGPYPNNTNVIFTIANDNDATCVFTSPVQNLIQCPPANDEAAGAVELTLDLGTSCGPNKITDISNASTSGSDSEVDPTCIDQYNPSNGNGDLWFYFVAPSSDVTLNTSDITGNIFSVSTALYSGTPGNLTEIGNCGNTATKSYTGLNVGETYYYRMWDYGNDGIGAWSLCGWYLDCTNAAVEYDVVSDCANGEQFYATVIVNDLGSAASLTISDDQGSASQSVSASGTYSFGPFANNTPVVFTIANDQNAACTLTSPIQNQVACPPSNDECDAAIQVFAGSAVNEIINDLTNVGATASPEATPTTCFGYSGGDVWYTLAVPPSGNVVIETANSSSGETGVDTVVTVYTGTCGNLTQIACDDDGADTGNYSKVTVTGQTPGDMLYLRIYEYNNDNAGGFGLTAYDESMLGVTGVDKSQFAAYPNPVKNILNLSYAQNITDVTVFNLLGQQVMSKKVNANIGQIDMSGISAGAYFVIVNTVDGAKTVKVIKQ; this is encoded by the coding sequence ATGAAAAAATCTTACTTATTATTAATGGTGCTATTTCTGTGTTTCCAGGCGAAGGCCCAGGAAACGTGCGACACAGCAGTAGATTTAGCCACACTGACATCGCCCTATGATGGAGATACATCCACGAGCGCCGATGATAACCTGATCAGCTGTTTCAACGATGGGACGGCTAATACCAACAACTCTCCTGATCAGTACTTTTACATTTTGGTGCCGGCGGGCTCGACCCTGACCATCGGTCAGAGTGCAAATGAGTACGATTCCACCGTCGTAGTGTTCTACGGTGATTGTACCAACCCTACAGAGATCAGATGTTTTGACGATGACGATTTGCAAACAGTTGTCTGGGCAAATGATACCGGAAGCGATCAAACCGTTTACTGGGTTCAGGACGGTTACAGTTTTAGCAGCGGCGCTTTTACGCTGGAATGGTCCGTGGTGGCCTGTACTAACGCAACGGCAACTTATTCAGTGGTATCGGATTGCGCCAATGGAGAGCAGTTTTTGATTGATGTTGATATTACGAGCCTTGGTTCCGCGACTTCGGTTACGGTGTCCGATGATCAGGGCAATACGCAAAACGTATCGGCTACCGGACTACTGACTTTTGGTCCGTATCCTAATGCCACCCCTGTAATTTTCACTATAGCGAATGATCAGGATGGAGATTGTACCCAAACGTCGAATACGCTTACACAGGCGACTTGTCCTCCTGATTGTGCAGCAGCGACGCCTATCGCCAATTGTGGGGACGAAATCTCTGCGACATTGGTAGAGGGTGAAGGTGCCTGGAATCCGCTAACTTGTGGTTTTAACACTCCGGGTACAGAGCTCGTTTACTCATTTACCCCTGCCGAGACAGGTGAATACAGTCTTGAAGTCACGGCGGCGTCTGGAGGTTACATCGATTATTTCTGGAAGGAAGCCTCAGGAAGCTGTGACCAAACCGGTTGGACTTGTATTGATGACAATAACGGCCCGGGCACTGACCTGATCGGAACCCTTAACGCCGGTGTTCAGTACCTGTTCCTGCTTGATGGTGAAGGTACAAGCGCAAAAACGGCCACATTCAAGATTAAATGTCCGCCGACCTGCTACAATGGTGCAGCTACTTACAATCTTGTTTCTGACTGCCCGAACGGCAATGAGCAGTTTTATGTAGAAGTAAATATTACCGATATGGGAACTGCAACGTCTGTTACAATCTCTGACGACCAGGGAAGTGCTACGCAGCAGACCGGGGCTACCGGAGTGTTCACCTTCGGTCCTTACCCTAACAACACCAATGTAATCTTTACTATTGCAAATGACAACGACGCCACTTGTGTTTTCACAAGCCCGGTTCAGAACCTGATTCAGTGCCCTCCAGCTAACGACGAGGCTGCCGGTGCCGTTGAGTTGACTTTGGATTTAGGTACTTCATGTGGCCCGAACAAGATTACAGACATCTCGAATGCTTCGACATCCGGTTCTGACTCTGAGGTAGATCCTACCTGTATCGATCAATATAACCCGTCAAACGGTAATGGCGATCTTTGGTTCTATTTTGTTGCGCCATCAAGCGATGTTACTTTAAATACATCTGATATTACAGGAAATATATTCTCGGTTTCTACCGCACTGTACTCTGGAACCCCTGGTAACTTAACTGAAATCGGTAACTGCGGTAACACTGCAACCAAGTCATATACCGGATTGAATGTTGGCGAGACCTATTACTACAGGATGTGGGATTACGGTAACGACGGAATCGGTGCCTGGAGCCTTTGCGGATGGTATCTTGACTGTACGAACGCAGCTGTGGAATATGATGTAGTTTCTGACTGTGCCAATGGTGAGCAATTCTATGCCACAGTCATTGTAAACGATTTAGGTTCTGCCGCATCACTCACGATAAGTGACGATCAGGGAAGCGCTTCACAGTCTGTTAGTGCTTCTGGAACATACTCTTTCGGACCGTTTGCAAATAACACTCCGGTAGTATTTACAATCGCTAACGACCAGAATGCAGCCTGTACACTGACCAGCCCGATCCAGAATCAGGTTGCCTGTCCTCCTTCTAACGATGAGTGCGACGCTGCAATCCAGGTTTTTGCGGGGTCAGCTGTAAATGAAATCATCAACGATTTGACAAACGTTGGCGCTACTGCCTCGCCTGAAGCTACACCTACTACATGTTTCGGATATTCAGGAGGTGATGTTTGGTATACCCTGGCAGTTCCTCCTTCAGGAAATGTTGTTATTGAAACAGCGAATTCTTCTTCAGGAGAAACGGGTGTTGATACGGTTGTAACTGTTTATACAGGAACTTGTGGAAATCTTACCCAAATCGCTTGTGATGACGACGGTGCGGATACCGGAAATTACTCTAAAGTGACTGTAACCGGTCAAACACCGGGAGATATGCTGTATCTGAGGATTTACGAGTACAATAATGATAATGCCGGAGGTTTCGGGTTAACAGCTTACGATGAGTCTATGCTGGGCGTTACCGGTGTAGATAAGAGTCAGTTTGCTGCCTATCCAAACCCTGTGAAGAACATCCTGAACTTGTCATACGCACAAAACATTACTGATGTCACTGTGTTCAATCTACTGGGTCAACAGGTAATGTCTAAAAAGGTAAATGCGAATATCGGACAGATCGATATGTCAGGTATTTCAGCAGGTGCTTATTTTGTTATTGTAAATACAGTTGACGGTGCCAAAACCGTGAAGGTAATTAAGCAATAA